A stretch of Lactiplantibacillus brownii DNA encodes these proteins:
- a CDS encoding MmcQ/YjbR family DNA-binding protein encodes MDNIAKLIFKNKRAKTENLLKTGFQKRGQQFVRQQPLLNQAFTLTVTVTLPDTILTELIDNETKQPYTLHLNANNTGDFVAKVREAYTNVLKTIATESFETDIFQTTQAHLLIQTCRKNYGDELEFLWQKFPENAIWRRSDTKKWYALLMKISKRKLGLDSDDLVTIVDFRLTAKQHDQLIDNQTFFPGYHMNKQHWFTVILDGSIPDTDLLQFLQTSYELAH; translated from the coding sequence ATGGATAATATTGCTAAATTAATTTTCAAAAACAAGCGTGCTAAAACTGAAAACTTGCTCAAAACTGGTTTTCAAAAACGAGGTCAGCAGTTTGTCCGGCAGCAACCATTATTAAACCAAGCCTTTACCTTGACTGTTACCGTCACCTTACCTGACACGATTCTCACTGAGCTGATTGACAACGAAACCAAACAACCTTACACGTTGCACCTCAATGCCAACAATACCGGGGACTTTGTGGCCAAAGTTCGTGAAGCTTATACTAACGTACTAAAGACTATCGCTACTGAGAGTTTTGAGACCGATATTTTTCAAACGACGCAAGCACATTTACTCATCCAGACTTGTCGCAAAAACTATGGCGACGAACTCGAATTTCTCTGGCAAAAATTCCCAGAGAACGCAATTTGGCGTCGTAGTGACACCAAAAAATGGTATGCGTTATTGATGAAGATCTCTAAACGTAAGCTTGGTTTAGACAGCGACGATCTCGTAACCATCGTCGATTTTCGGTTAACCGCCAAACAACACGACCAACTCATTGATAATCAAACCTTTTTCCCCGGTTACCACATGAACAAACAACATTGGTTCACCGTCATCCTAGACGGCAGTATCCCCGACACTGACTTATTGCAATTTTTACAAACAAGTTATGAACTAGCCCATTAA
- a CDS encoding helix-turn-helix domain-containing protein yields the protein MTKYSSKFKAKVVHEYLDGGIGLNELQQKYQIARHSTVSSWVKRAQVHGMSSLKVSHHRNKYSQDYKISVVDYIQTHEISRNQAAIHFGISSSQANSWMKIYQEQGVAGLRPKPRGRRSTMSKHKNQNRSPKRLTATKEEKYKQQITELKRQLHNAELDRDILKTLATITRKQPK from the coding sequence ATGACTAAATATAGCAGTAAATTTAAAGCTAAGGTGGTTCATGAATATTTGGATGGGGGGATTGGATTAAATGAATTACAACAAAAGTATCAGATTGCCCGGCATAGTACTGTTTCTTCATGGGTAAAACGTGCTCAAGTTCATGGTATGAGTTCACTAAAAGTAAGTCATCATCGTAACAAGTATTCACAGGATTATAAGATAAGCGTGGTAGACTATATTCAAACTCACGAGATCAGTCGTAACCAAGCCGCAATTCACTTTGGAATTTCCAGTAGCCAGGCTAATAGTTGGATGAAAATTTACCAGGAACAAGGTGTGGCTGGATTGCGTCCTAAACCTCGTGGAAGAAGGTCAACCATGAGTAAACATAAGAATCAAAACCGCTCCCCAAAACGATTAACCGCAACTAAAGAGGAAAAATACAAACAACAAATCACTGAATTAAAGCGGCAACTGCACAACGCTGAATTGGATCGTGACATTTTAAAAACACTAGCGACCATAACCAGGAAACAACCAAAGTAA
- the rpoN gene encoding RNA polymerase factor sigma-54 has protein sequence MALGPGFRQQQRQSQKLAMTQRLQQSIQMLQFNVEELRDFLTQKALENPLIDVDTNWNANHASLSAAKNTTAHADFIERVSTTNQHSLFEYLLDQIHLTMRDTKLRKIVLALIEYVDVNGYLKVDDQQVMAETEATPVELLDAVTLLQQLDPPGVGARSLQQALMLQTENDESAPNLAYIILEENFDALVNRQWSILAKKYQVELSDISSVYDYVRTLSPTPGAAIGQETTGYIFPDLVVTKQRGQLALKTASMAQPVVKFQGNYYQQMSQHDDQEVTEYLKEKKSEYDWIASSLQQREATIFRVGTAIIERQADFFLEKTTDLKPLLLRDVAQQLKVHESTISRSINGKYIQTDFGMFELKRFFTKAVSKRPTDGKLVSADNVQHRIVALIDGENKEKPLSDQKIVQILKSENVELSRRTVAKYRENLNIPASSKRKQYLKTEQ, from the coding sequence ATGGCATTAGGACCAGGCTTTCGTCAGCAGCAACGTCAAAGTCAAAAGTTAGCCATGACGCAACGGTTACAGCAGTCAATTCAGATGCTGCAATTTAATGTCGAGGAATTGCGGGATTTTCTGACCCAAAAGGCGCTTGAAAATCCCTTGATTGACGTCGACACTAATTGGAATGCGAATCATGCGAGTTTAAGTGCAGCTAAAAATACGACGGCCCATGCAGATTTTATCGAGCGGGTGTCAACCACGAACCAGCATTCATTATTTGAATACTTATTAGATCAGATTCATTTGACAATGCGGGATACTAAGCTCCGTAAAATCGTTTTGGCGCTGATTGAATATGTCGATGTGAATGGTTATTTAAAAGTCGATGATCAACAAGTGATGGCTGAAACTGAGGCAACTCCGGTAGAACTATTAGATGCCGTTACCTTGTTACAGCAACTTGATCCACCGGGTGTTGGGGCACGCAGTTTACAGCAAGCATTAATGCTACAAACTGAAAATGATGAAAGCGCGCCAAATTTAGCTTACATTATATTAGAAGAAAACTTTGATGCTTTAGTCAATCGGCAGTGGTCGATTTTGGCTAAAAAATATCAAGTTGAACTATCTGATATTTCGAGTGTCTACGACTACGTTCGCACCTTGAGTCCAACTCCGGGTGCGGCAATTGGGCAAGAAACAACGGGGTACATTTTTCCTGATCTCGTTGTGACAAAACAACGAGGTCAGTTAGCACTGAAGACCGCCTCAATGGCGCAACCCGTTGTGAAGTTTCAAGGAAATTATTATCAACAGATGAGCCAACATGATGACCAAGAAGTGACCGAGTATTTAAAAGAGAAAAAATCTGAGTATGACTGGATTGCTAGCAGTCTACAACAACGCGAAGCCACGATTTTTCGAGTTGGGACGGCAATCATCGAACGTCAAGCAGACTTCTTCCTTGAAAAGACGACCGACCTGAAGCCATTATTGTTACGTGACGTGGCGCAACAGTTGAAAGTTCATGAGTCGACGATCAGTCGGAGCATCAATGGCAAATATATTCAAACTGACTTTGGGATGTTTGAACTTAAACGTTTCTTTACCAAGGCGGTCAGCAAACGTCCCACAGATGGCAAATTAGTTTCTGCAGACAACGTTCAGCACCGAATTGTGGCACTGATTGATGGCGAAAATAAAGAAAAACCGCTTTCAGACCAGAAAATAGTTCAGATTCTTAAGTCAGAAAATGTCGAACTTTCTCGTCGGACAGTTGCCAAATATCGGGAAAATCTTAACATTCCGGCATCTTCGAAACGAAAACAATATTTAAAAACCGAACAGTAA
- a CDS encoding sugar-binding transcriptional regulator: MHSDIQWIEAIAPDMVEMLSRRYLVLRTINWMAPVGRRLLAQTLDVSERTLRTETDTLRKLDLIIANKSGMQVTQQGKDVLLGLSQFMDELMGIRQKERQLAQRFNIKRCIIVSGDSDRQLKVIGSMGEEVNQLLQRLLPEGDNVIAVMGGHTMEHVANNLTNKLARKRQLLFVPARGGVGESVAIQANTIASQMAEHTGGKFRSLFVPEQVSERTYEPLLKEPSIQEVLGIIQQANVVIHSVGDAVSMAHRRNMSEDQIKVLRQRSAVGEAFGYFFDQDGNVVYRIPRIGLQIGELANMEIILAVAGGASKATAIEAYMKIAPKRTCLITDEGAANLILKK; encoded by the coding sequence ATGCATTCAGATATTCAATGGATTGAGGCAATTGCCCCAGACATGGTTGAAATGCTGAGTCGTCGTTACTTAGTATTAAGAACCATTAATTGGATGGCCCCAGTTGGACGTCGGTTATTAGCTCAAACCTTAGACGTTAGTGAACGGACGCTGCGTACCGAAACAGATACGTTACGAAAGTTAGATTTAATTATCGCTAATAAGTCTGGGATGCAAGTGACACAGCAAGGTAAAGATGTTTTACTGGGACTGAGTCAGTTCATGGACGAGCTAATGGGGATTCGTCAGAAAGAACGACAATTGGCACAACGGTTCAATATTAAACGTTGTATCATTGTTTCTGGCGATTCTGACCGACAGTTAAAAGTTATCGGGTCCATGGGTGAAGAAGTTAACCAATTGCTGCAACGGTTGTTGCCAGAAGGCGATAACGTTATTGCGGTAATGGGTGGCCATACAATGGAACACGTTGCAAATAACTTAACGAACAAACTCGCCAGAAAACGGCAGTTGTTATTTGTTCCAGCACGCGGTGGCGTGGGTGAATCGGTTGCGATTCAGGCTAACACCATCGCGTCACAAATGGCCGAACACACCGGTGGTAAATTCCGGTCGTTGTTCGTCCCAGAACAGGTCAGTGAACGAACGTATGAACCACTCCTCAAGGAACCAAGTATCCAAGAGGTGTTGGGAATCATTCAGCAAGCTAATGTGGTGATTCACAGTGTGGGAGATGCAGTTTCGATGGCGCATCGCCGTAACATGTCAGAGGATCAAATCAAAGTTTTGAGGCAGCGCTCAGCTGTTGGCGAAGCTTTCGGTTACTTCTTTGATCAAGACGGTAATGTTGTTTATCGCATTCCACGCATTGGTTTGCAAATCGGAGAACTGGCCAATATGGAGATTATACTCGCGGTTGCAGGTGGCGCATCTAAAGCTACCGCAATTGAGGCGTATATGAAGATCGCACCGAAACGGACGTGTTTAATCACGGACGAAGGTGCAGCTAACTTGATTTTAAAAAAGTAA
- a CDS encoding IS3 family transposase: protein MKELLRKLKLPRATYYDRLKRNHKPDKYAKVKHFIRQEYVNSGASYGYRRMHKEAIDAGFTYSEETIRKIMTDMDLKVTLFSKHTGKYSSYKGTVGKIAPNLLKQKFNATKPLTVLHTDVTQVALYNGKWSYISVIIDEASKEVLSAVTSYSPNKKLIKATLRTAQKHIPNDLHPILHSDQGWQYQIPGYQSKLKEMGIIQSMSRKGNCHDNAPVESFFSLLKRECLNQYKIKNITELRGILNAYIEWFNHDRISMKTKGLSPISYRTQALAA from the coding sequence TTGAAGGAACTACTACGCAAGCTTAAATTGCCTAGAGCGACTTATTATGACCGTTTAAAGCGTAACCACAAACCTGATAAATACGCTAAGGTCAAACATTTTATTCGACAGGAATATGTTAATTCTGGAGCCAGCTATGGTTATCGACGTATGCATAAAGAGGCCATCGATGCTGGATTCACGTATTCCGAAGAAACAATTCGAAAAATCATGACCGATATGGATCTTAAAGTGACCTTATTCTCCAAACATACTGGCAAATATAGCTCCTATAAGGGGACCGTTGGTAAGATTGCGCCGAACTTGCTCAAACAAAAGTTCAACGCCACCAAGCCTTTAACTGTCTTGCACACTGATGTAACCCAAGTGGCACTATATAATGGTAAATGGAGCTATATCTCAGTCATTATTGACGAAGCCAGTAAGGAAGTGCTCTCAGCAGTGACAAGTTATTCACCTAATAAGAAGCTAATCAAAGCGACCTTAAGGACAGCCCAAAAGCATATTCCAAATGATCTTCACCCAATCCTCCATTCCGACCAAGGATGGCAATATCAAATTCCTGGTTATCAATCAAAGCTCAAAGAAATGGGCATTATTCAAAGCATGTCCCGAAAAGGGAATTGTCATGATAACGCACCCGTAGAGAGTTTCTTTAGTCTACTTAAGCGGGAGTGTTTGAACCAATACAAGATCAAGAATATTACCGAATTACGCGGTATCCTAAACGCTTATATTGAATGGTTTAATCATGATCGAATTTCAATGAAGACAAAAGGCTTAAGCCCTATAAGTTACAGGACTCAAGCCTTAGCAGCATAA
- a CDS encoding peptide ABC transporter substrate-binding protein, which produces MKKRSVLAVIFSLLLVTVLAACGKQSSQTSGSGKYAAKQVLNLSYPSTLDSIDISKSSGFGTTGNIFESLYRLGKNGSITPGLASKTSVSKDGLTYKFTIRDAKWSDGSAITAQDFVYSWQRAVTPKTKSQYAYLFSGVKNADEIVAGKKSPESLGVSAVGKHTFVVTLSTPIKYFKKLMTYPLFGPVSEAAVKKWGSKYATKAQYMLYSGPFKLVGWTGTNNSWQFVKNNDYWDKKSVHLTKINYTVNESTTTTLNLFQDKKLDLTQLSSEQVKNLKSNADYKTYPYSITQFLSYNFNASNSTVKKALNNKDIRRAISLAINRKQLVTKVIGDDSSTAKGLVAKDLANNPKTGQDFATQAYLKNTVDYNPTLAKKLWAKGLKETGIKKLTLRMVSSNEEPNKPVSQYYKGQLEKELDGLTVDLANIPASVMSQRRESGDFDIYLGMWGADFNDPISYLQIFKKNSGYNFGKYSSAKYDALVDKASNQDANNADARWQDMVEAEQILMKDQAIAPVYQTVYSFLVNPKVKGIIHNTAGTQWNYKYTYIAK; this is translated from the coding sequence TTGAAAAAGCGATCAGTGTTAGCAGTTATTTTTAGTTTATTATTAGTGACGGTGTTGGCCGCTTGTGGCAAGCAAAGTAGCCAAACGAGTGGTTCTGGCAAGTACGCCGCTAAACAAGTTTTGAATTTATCTTACCCAAGTACCTTGGATTCGATTGATATTTCCAAGTCGTCTGGTTTTGGAACGACGGGTAATATTTTTGAAAGTTTGTATCGGTTAGGTAAAAACGGGAGTATTACCCCCGGCTTGGCAAGTAAAACCAGTGTTTCAAAAGATGGGCTAACTTATAAATTTACGATTCGGGATGCTAAATGGAGTGATGGTTCCGCGATTACGGCTCAAGATTTTGTTTATTCTTGGCAACGGGCCGTAACACCTAAAACAAAATCACAATACGCCTATTTATTCTCAGGAGTCAAAAATGCCGATGAAATCGTCGCTGGTAAGAAGTCACCTGAGTCGTTGGGGGTTAGTGCGGTGGGCAAGCACACGTTTGTCGTCACGCTATCAACGCCAATCAAGTATTTTAAGAAGTTGATGACTTATCCGTTGTTTGGACCGGTTAGTGAAGCTGCCGTTAAAAAGTGGGGGAGCAAGTATGCGACTAAAGCGCAGTACATGCTCTACAGTGGGCCTTTTAAATTGGTTGGCTGGACTGGGACTAATAATAGTTGGCAATTTGTGAAAAACAACGACTATTGGGATAAAAAATCAGTACATTTGACTAAGATTAATTACACCGTTAATGAAAGTACGACAACGACACTCAATTTGTTCCAAGATAAAAAGCTGGATCTGACGCAGCTCTCCAGTGAACAAGTTAAGAACCTGAAAAGTAATGCGGACTATAAGACCTATCCGTATTCAATTACGCAATTCTTATCCTATAACTTCAATGCCTCTAACAGTACAGTCAAAAAAGCGTTGAACAATAAAGATATTCGGCGGGCAATCTCGTTAGCAATTAACCGTAAGCAGTTGGTGACAAAAGTTATTGGTGATGATTCGAGCACGGCCAAAGGGTTAGTTGCTAAGGATTTGGCCAATAACCCTAAAACTGGGCAAGATTTTGCAACACAGGCTTACTTGAAAAATACGGTCGATTACAATCCGACCTTGGCAAAGAAACTGTGGGCGAAGGGATTGAAAGAAACTGGAATAAAGAAGCTGACCTTGCGGATGGTTTCGTCTAATGAAGAACCGAATAAGCCAGTTTCACAGTATTACAAAGGTCAATTAGAAAAAGAACTTGATGGCCTAACCGTTGATCTAGCTAATATTCCGGCTTCTGTCATGAGTCAACGTCGTGAATCTGGAGACTTTGATATTTACCTTGGGATGTGGGGCGCTGATTTCAACGATCCAATTTCTTATCTGCAGATTTTCAAAAAGAATAGCGGGTATAATTTTGGTAAATATAGTAGTGCTAAATATGACGCTCTAGTTGATAAAGCCTCAAATCAGGATGCCAACAATGCGGATGCACGTTGGCAAGATATGGTTGAAGCTGAGCAAATCTTGATGAAGGATCAAGCAATTGCACCGGTTTATCAAACGGTCTATTCATTCCTAGTTAATCCTAAGGTGAAAGGCATTATCCATAATACTGCTGGGACCCAATGGAATTACAAATACACTTATATCGCAAAGTAA
- the clpP gene encoding ATP-dependent Clp endopeptidase proteolytic subunit ClpP: protein MYPVPTVIEQSSRGERAYDIYSRLLKDRIIMLSGPIEDNMANAIIAQLLFLDAQDSDKDIYLYINSPGGVVTAGLAIYDTMNFIKSDVQTIVMGMAASMASVLASSGTKGKRFALPNSEILIHQPSGGAQGQQTEIEIVAEEILKTRKKINEILANNSGQSIEKLNHDTERDNYLTAQEAKDYGLIDDIMENNSLK, encoded by the coding sequence ATGTATCCAGTGCCTACAGTTATCGAACAGTCATCACGTGGCGAACGTGCTTATGACATTTATTCACGACTTTTAAAGGACCGTATCATCATGTTATCTGGTCCCATTGAAGACAATATGGCGAATGCGATCATTGCCCAATTACTCTTCTTGGATGCCCAAGATTCTGATAAAGACATCTACCTTTATATCAACTCACCCGGTGGCGTCGTTACCGCTGGCTTAGCTATCTATGACACCATGAACTTCATCAAATCTGATGTTCAAACGATCGTCATGGGGATGGCAGCTTCAATGGCCAGTGTCTTGGCATCATCCGGAACTAAGGGCAAGCGGTTTGCTTTACCTAATTCAGAAATCTTGATTCACCAACCATCTGGTGGTGCTCAAGGTCAACAAACTGAAATCGAAATTGTTGCCGAAGAAATTTTGAAGACTCGTAAGAAGATCAACGAAATCTTGGCTAACAATTCTGGTCAATCAATTGAAAAATTGAACCACGATACTGAACGTGATAACTACTTAACAGCTCAAGAAGCTAAAGATTACGGTTTGATCGATGATATCATGGAAAACAACAGTTTGAAATAA
- the gap gene encoding type I glyceraldehyde-3-phosphate dehydrogenase, with product MSVKIGINGFGRIGRLAFRRILELGAKSSDIEVVAINDLTSPALLAHLLKYDSTHGTLDADVSATDDSIVVNGKSYRVYAEPKAQNIPWVKNDGVDFVLECTGFYTSKAKSQAHLDAGAKRVLISAPAGSDLKTIVYNVNDDILTSDDRIVSAGSCTTNCLAPLAFFENKEFGVKVGTMTTIHAYTSTQMLLDGPVRGGNFRAARAAGVNTIPHSTGAAKALGLVIPELKGKLQGHAQRVGVVDGSLTELVAILDKKVTADEVNAAIKKHTEGNESFGYNADEIVSSDVIGTTFGSIFDPTQTEVTSDGENQLVKTVAWYDNEYGFTCQMVRTLLKFATL from the coding sequence ATGTCTGTAAAAATTGGTATTAATGGTTTCGGACGTATCGGTCGTTTAGCATTCCGTCGTATCTTAGAACTTGGTGCAAAATCAAGTGATATCGAAGTTGTTGCTATTAACGATTTAACTTCACCTGCATTGTTGGCTCATCTTTTGAAGTATGACTCAACTCATGGTACTTTGGATGCTGATGTTTCAGCTACCGACGATTCAATCGTTGTTAACGGTAAGAGCTACCGTGTATATGCTGAACCAAAGGCTCAAAACATTCCTTGGGTAAAGAACGACGGTGTTGACTTCGTTCTCGAATGTACTGGTTTCTACACATCAAAGGCTAAGTCACAAGCTCATTTGGACGCCGGCGCAAAGCGTGTCTTGATTTCTGCACCAGCTGGTTCAGACTTGAAGACTATCGTTTACAACGTTAACGATGACATCTTAACTTCAGATGACCGTATCGTTTCTGCTGGTTCATGTACTACTAACTGTCTTGCACCTCTTGCATTCTTTGAAAACAAAGAATTCGGTGTTAAGGTTGGTACCATGACTACTATCCATGCTTACACTTCAACTCAAATGTTGTTAGACGGCCCTGTACGTGGCGGTAACTTCCGTGCTGCTCGTGCTGCCGGTGTAAACACTATTCCTCATTCAACTGGTGCTGCTAAAGCTCTTGGCTTAGTTATCCCAGAATTGAAGGGTAAGTTACAAGGCCATGCACAACGTGTTGGTGTTGTTGACGGTTCATTAACTGAATTAGTTGCTATCTTAGACAAGAAAGTTACTGCTGACGAAGTTAACGCTGCTATCAAGAAGCATACTGAAGGTAACGAATCATTCGGTTACAACGCAGACGAAATTGTTTCATCTGACGTTATCGGTACGACTTTCGGCTCAATCTTCGATCCTACCCAAACTGAAGTTACTTCAGATGGCGAAAACCAATTGGTTAAGACTGTTGCTTGGTACGATAACGAATACGGCTTCACTTGCCAAATGGTACGTACTTTATTGAAGTTCGCTACTCTCTAA